A stretch of the Amia ocellicauda isolate fAmiCal2 chromosome 10, fAmiCal2.hap1, whole genome shotgun sequence genome encodes the following:
- the hmgn7 gene encoding high mobility group nucleosomal binding domain 7 isoform X2 translates to MPKRKQQGTEGEAKEEPQRRSARLSAKPAPPKPEPKPKKPAKKEKAVNDKKEDKKTKGKKGGKAEGEANEENHSENGDSKTNEVETPEDSEDKEAKSE, encoded by the exons ATGCCGAAGAGAAAG CAACAGGGAACTGAAGGAGAGGCGAAGGAGGAG CCTCAGAGGAGATCTGCGAGGCTATCAGCA AAACCAGCACCTCCCAAACCTGAACCAAAACCGAAAAAGCCAGCAAAG aAAGAGAAAGCAGTGAATGACAAGAAGGAGGACAAGAAGACCAAGGGAAAGAAGGGAGGCAAGGCAGAGGGAGAAGCCAATGAGGAGAACCACTCTGAAAATGGAGACTCTAAGACCAATGAG GTGGAGACTCCCGAGGACTCTGAGGATAAAGAAGCCAAGTCTGAGTAG
- the hmgn7 gene encoding high mobility group nucleosomal binding domain 7 isoform X1: MPKRKQQQGTEGEAKEEPQRRSARLSAKPAPPKPEPKPKKPAKKEKAVNDKKEDKKTKGKKGGKAEGEANEENHSENGDSKTNEVETPEDSEDKEAKSE; encoded by the exons ATGCCGAAGAGAAAG CAGCAACAGGGAACTGAAGGAGAGGCGAAGGAGGAG CCTCAGAGGAGATCTGCGAGGCTATCAGCA AAACCAGCACCTCCCAAACCTGAACCAAAACCGAAAAAGCCAGCAAAG aAAGAGAAAGCAGTGAATGACAAGAAGGAGGACAAGAAGACCAAGGGAAAGAAGGGAGGCAAGGCAGAGGGAGAAGCCAATGAGGAGAACCACTCTGAAAATGGAGACTCTAAGACCAATGAG GTGGAGACTCCCGAGGACTCTGAGGATAAAGAAGCCAAGTCTGAGTAG